The proteins below are encoded in one region of Juglans microcarpa x Juglans regia isolate MS1-56 chromosome 4D, Jm3101_v1.0, whole genome shotgun sequence:
- the LOC121260187 gene encoding uncharacterized protein LOC121260187 produces MTPSGKNSIWVIIDRLIKSAHFLPISNTDTLGSLTRLYVKEIVCLHGIHKSIVSDRDSRFTSQFWKSLQTALGTKLKFSSAYHPQTNVGEGNLLGPEIVQEMRNEVKVIRNKMAAAQSHQKSYSDTRRRDLLFEEGDWVGPVAYRIALPEYFGEIHDVFHMSSLKKSFVLQEPRFVDLGNIQLRPDLTYKVVPTQILDRK; encoded by the exons ATGACgcctagtgggaagaattcaaTCTGGGTTATTATTGATCGGTTGatcaagagtgcccatttcttaccTATTTCTAACACTGATACTTTGGGAAgtttgactcggttatatgtcaaggaaatTGTGTGTCTTCATGGAATACACAAGAGTATAGTGTCAGACAGGGACTCACGATTCACGTCTCaattctggaagagtttgcagacAGCTTTGGGCACCAAGTTGAAATTCagcagtgcttatcatcctcaaaccaaTG ttggtgaaGGGAATCTACTTGGACCAGAAATTGTTCAGGAGATGAGAAATGAGGTTAAAGTTATAAGAAACAAGATGGCAGCTGCGCAGAGTCATCAGAAGAGCTATTCGGACACGAGGAGAAGAGATCTATTATTTGAGGAAGGTGATTGG GTTGGACCTGTTGCTTACCGTATTGCTTTGCCAGAATATTTTGGAGAGattcatgatgttttccacatgtcgtcattgaagaagagCTTTGTACTGCAAGAGCCACGTTTCGTTGATCTAGGAAACATTCAACTCCGGCCTGATCTCACGTATAAAGTTGTGCCAACTCAGATCTTGGACAGAAAATAG
- the LOC121260188 gene encoding uncharacterized protein LOC121260188, whose translation MDRSGMPHPEPENDLSRIDGNLAMARALTRMTAFFQQNFPPQMEQQNCCPYERFLAHRTPAFSGQEDPLSAGRWISDLEKTFEICGCTETQKVLYASYLLQDDATAWWGTKRELLEMELGSIAAVFWPRFKKEFNDRFFLNIMRKQKTREFNNLVQGEMTVEQYARKFIELGKFVTHLIATEEMQIERFQEGLWLEIRRQVACLQILTFQQLVEVATIAEWEFIDPIAAPIGQKRRVFKEGSSSGSAPKFITRTGARPQMATGVRMGGRVPISGKCNRSHVGECHLSGIQCFRCWQTGHLARYCPTMMQANRGGYRGGRTTPKPTVQARVYVVTLTSSIVLISLGRVRLYDFYACTLFDSGASQSFISVNIALMCNLVFKPLSQSLVVKLPNGETVWCSKVTLGCPLVINGMTLKADLIKFKLLEFDIILGMDWLYQYFACINCRSRIVSFQLPGRKYLEFAGSKIKAKPAIISAIQASRDLANGADAYLVHVVTALSEKKSLADIPIVKEFSDEFVDDLPGLPPVRDLEFAIDLESGAAPVHKAPYRMVLAELKELKSQL comes from the exons ATGGACCGATCAGGAATGCCACATCCGGAACCTGAGAATGACTTGTCTCGTATTGATGGGAATCTCGCTATGGCTAGAGCTTTAACTCGTATGACAgcattttttcaacaaaattttccTCCACAAATGGAGCAACAGAACTGTTGTCCGTATGAACGTTTTTTAGCTCATAgaacccctgctttttctggacAAGAGGATCCACTTAGTGCTGGGAGGTGGATTAGTGATCTCGAAAAGACGTTTGAGATCTGTGGGTGTACTGAAACTCAGAAAGTGTTATACGCAAGTTACCTGCTGCAAGATGACGCGACTGCTTGGTGGGGGACCAAGCGGGAGCTTCTGGAAATGGAGTTAGGATCAATTGCTGCGGTATTTTGGCCGCGTTTTAAAAAGGAATTCAATGATCGGTTCTTCCTGAACATTATGAGGAAACAGAAGACCCGAGAGTTTAACAATTTAGTGCAAGGGGAGATGACGGTCGAGCAGTATGCCCGGAAGTTTATAGAACTTGGGAAGTTTGTTACACATTTGATTGCTACAGAAGAGATGCAGATCGAGCGATTTCAGGAGGGTCTATGGCTAGAGATCCGTAGACAGGTTGCTTGTTTGCAAATTCTGACCTTTCAGCAATTAGTGGAGGTTGCCACGATTGCAGAGTGGGAGTTTATTGATCCTATTGCTGCTCCAATCGGTCAAAAGAGAAGAGTTTTCAAGGAAGGAAGTAGTTCGGGGTCTGCACCTAAGTTTATTACTAGGACTGGAGCCCGACCGCAGATGGCCACTGGAGTACGAATGGGGGGACGAGTGCCAATAAGTGGCAAATGCAATAGGTCTCATGTAGGCGAGTGCCATTTGTCTGGGATACAGTGTTTCAGATGCTGGCAAACGGGACATCTTGCTCGTTATTGCCCTACCATGATGCAGGCGAATCGAGGCGGTTACCGTGGTGGGAGGACTACCCCAAAACCAACTGTTCAAGCTAGAGTCTACGTAGTGACACTG ACTTCATCaatagttttaatttctttaggTAGAGTTCgactatatgatttttatgcttgCACTTTGTTTGACTCGGGAGCATCTCAGTCGTTCATATCTGTTAATATTGCATTGATGTGCAACCTAGTCTTTAAACCTTTATCGCAGTCTTTGGTAGTGAAGTTACCAAATGGGGAGACTGTGTGGTGTTCAAAAGTTACCCTAGGTTGTCCTTTGGTTATTAATGGAATGACTCTTAAGGCAGATTTGATAAAGTTTAAATTACTTGAGTTTGACATTATtctaggaatggattggttatatCAGTATTTTGCCTGCATTAATTGTCGTAGTCGGATAGTTAGTTTCCAACTACCTGGGAGAAAGTATTTAGAGTTTGCAGGAAGTAAGATAAAGGCAAAACCTGCAATTATATCTGCCATTCAAGCAAGCAGGGACTTAGCTAATGGGGCAGATGCGTACTTGGTTCATGTGGTGACTGCACTTTCGGAGAAGAAATCTTTAGCAGATATTCCAATTGTGAAGGAGTTTTCTGATGAGTTTGTGGATGATTTGCCTGGCTTGCCACCTGTTCGTGATTTGGAGTTCGCCATTGATCTAGAATCCGGTGCGGCACCTGTTCATAAGGCCCCGTACCGAATGGTGCTAGCAGAATTAAAAGAGCTGAAAAGTCAATTGTAG